The Pirellulales bacterium region CAGAAAATCCAGGCGACTCGGAACATTAGAACTGAATTTAATCGAACCAGGTGAGTTCAGATTCCATGGACGAACGTGTCGGCAGCCCGTGCAACGCTATTTGTTATGCTACACCGGCCACGGCAACGCCCAAGAGCTCGAACGGAGATTTTGACAGCGCAATCGAAGATTACAACAGTGCCATCAAGCTCGACCCGAAATTCAATTACGCTTGTGAACGCAACGAATCGAACAGCGATGCAAACCCCTTGGGTGATAACGAAATTCTGCAAAGCGATGGGGTATTGTGCAATGCCGTGCAAAATGCCAAAGTACACCCCACTGGATTCGAACCAGTAACCTCGGTTCCGTAGCCGGGAATTACCGCTCCGCGAACAGGTCTTGAAGCTGATACCTTCTAATACTTTAAAACCATTGGAATGGCTTGGCGAACCATCGCACTCTATCGCATTTTCTAGCAGTATCAAGTGGTAGCCACAATGCAAAGTGGTAGCAGTGGTATGCGAGGACGCGCTGCAACGAATGAGTCACAAGTGTACTAAATCGACAACTGCAGTTGAGTCGACGGTCAACCAACTCATTCTCCTGAGTCTGATCATTATTTCGGGGAGTGCTCCTATGCTCCTGGTCCCATTGGAGCGCGAGCAGTCGCCCCAACACTTCGGCAAAATTCCTTTGGGCGGCAGTAAGCGGGTCGTTTGCCACGTGGGCTCTCTTGGGACATTGCGATACGATGCCTGACCCAATAAGCAAAGGGCAACTGCGGCGATAATTTCTTCTGCGTCATTATTTAATCCTCCAAGGCACGAACTCATGCGAAAGCCCCACCCCGATGTCACGGTGGTGCGGACGGGGTCCCCTCCATCACTTGTGACGTAAAAGCGACGAAAATTTAGCCATAGCGTGCGGTCACAGCTGCCAAACAGAGAATCGACGAGGCGCTGGCGGCATATCCTGCGGCTCGCTACTGCCGGTCTAGGCAATTAGATAACCAAGCGCTGGCTGTGTCATGATGCTAATTCGCGAAGAGTTGTCGGCATTTTGATAGATGGCACGGGTTTAGAGACGTGGGCAGAAAGTTTACTGACCACAAAATATACGTCGATCAGTGCCGACAACCGACACTCGGTCTTTCCAGAGGATACGCTCCAGCGGTTTTCCTCAAGCTGCAGAGCCGAATTTGGTTCATTCGGTCGGATCGAAGCGGTTTCGCTAGGGGACGGGACGAGAATTGAGGGATGAGCTACAAATAATTTCAAAACATCTCGCTCGTCGCTTGCCGATTCTCAAGTTCTCTGTGGCACAAGGGACGATATTTTGATGTTCCCCAATTGCTGGCGCGCTCGCGCCGTCACCTGTTGCAGTGCGGCGGTTAGTCGCTCGACCGACTCCGGCGGCAGCGCTTCCGCCAGAGGCGCGTGCGCAAAAACCGGACCGTCGATGGCTTCAATCAAATCAAGCAGCGAAATCTCCTCCGGCTTCCGCTTCAGGGTGTAGCCGCCATCCACGCCGCGCGTCGAATGTAAGATGCCATGTGTCACCAAATTCCGCAGAATTTGTAGCAGAAATCGCTCCGGCATCTTACCTTGCGCGGCTAATTGGCTGCAGGGAATAGGCGTGCCAGATTTGGCTTCGGCCAATTGTAGCGTGGCCTGCAGTGCGTAGCCAACGGTGCGTGAAAGTTTCATCGCAGTGTGACGAAGAACATCGAGATCGCGAAATACAGTTCTCAAACTAATGCCGCGATGGACTGCCAAAGAATTAACGTTGTGTCCGTTTCCAGACTAAAGCAAGTTGATCATTCGCAGTATTCGAGTGAGTCAATTGCCGGACAGCCCTGTCGCAGGCCACCGAGTATCAGTTCGGCTAACGCCATTTTGGCGCGCTTTATTATGGCAGGTGGGACACCTCCTAAACGTCGAAGCTGGGGCGTACGTAACGAATCACGTGAGTTTTAAAACGCGCCCGCGCTTCGCACTAAGCGGGCGCGGCCTCTCCCTGCTCTACCAGCTAGTCGCAAACCGCGCCGCGAGTCCGCCAACTATTTTGCCGTTTTTACAGAAATTTTTTCTGAGCAACAAAAACGTCTTCCTGCGAGAAACGGGAACTCCCCGACCGGCGGTTAAACGTGCTCAAATAATATGCCCATGTCCCACCTATACATTCCAGGCTCGGATGCGAGCCCCAATTGAGTGCGTTAATGCAGCTGCACCATTTACCGCGGTATGTTCTCAAATCTCCATCGAGATGGTAGCTTTAGGCATCTTGTCAGCTGTCAATAGTTGCTAACAAGCGATAGTGCCGGCATGAAAATGCTGTATTTCAAACATCGAAATACTCGTTCAGCATTCTCACTGGTGGAATTGCTGGTGGTGATTGCCATCATTGGCGTTTTGATCGCGCTTCTACTACCAGCAGTACAATCTGCTCGTGAGGCCGCAAGGCGATCAAGTTGTCAAAACAATTTGAGGCAGATCGGCGTGGCCTTACTCAATTTTGAATCCGCACACAAACGGCTGCCTATTGGTGCACGATATACGGCGGGTTGGGGTACATGTTGGTGGTATGACCTGCTTCCGGATCTAGAAGAAAGCGTAATTTATCAGAAGCTTAATTTGCAAAGCCCGAATGCCGGCCTTCCTTCGGTTGGATCAACAAATGGTCAAGCGAGCAACGGCGTCAACATCGCGGCGATGCGTTGCCCATCTTCTCAGATTCCAACTTTTTCTCCGGTCACGCTCCCGTTTCCATACCAGATCTGTTTACCTTCCTATGTCGGTATCGCGGGCTCGACGAACGAAGGTGGATTGTCAGAGCCAAGGGTATCAACCTGCTGCTCGCCAGCAATGG contains the following coding sequences:
- a CDS encoding tetratricopeptide repeat protein, producing MDERVGSPCNAICYATPATATPKSSNGDFDSAIEDYNSAIKLDPKFNYACERNESNSDANPLGDNEILQSDGVLCNAVQNAKVHPTGFEPVTSVP
- a CDS encoding Rrf2 family transcriptional regulator — translated: MKLSRTVGYALQATLQLAEAKSGTPIPCSQLAAQGKMPERFLLQILRNLVTHGILHSTRGVDGGYTLKRKPEEISLLDLIEAIDGPVFAHAPLAEALPPESVERLTAALQQVTARARQQLGNIKISSLVPQRT
- a CDS encoding DUF1559 domain-containing protein; amino-acid sequence: MKMLYFKHRNTRSAFSLVELLVVIAIIGVLIALLLPAVQSAREAARRSSCQNNLRQIGVALLNFESAHKRLPIGARYTAGWGTCWWYDLLPDLEESVIYQKLNLQSPNAGLPSVGSTNGQASNGVNIAAMRCPSSQIPTFSPVTLPFPYQICLPSYVGIAGSTNEGGLSEPRVSTCCSPAMDGQISAGGTLVPNQAIRICQVNDGTSNTLSVAEESDFATDKSGNEQNVDGGYPLGWLSGTNAVGTPPNYVSATGPMMTPPPSSWNITTIRYQPNSMYGQKGVAGNPRGPNNPLTSPHPGGVYGLMLDGSVHFIKETIDPLTLRRLATRDDGGQTSF